A portion of the Cellulophaga algicola DSM 14237 genome contains these proteins:
- a CDS encoding RagB/SusD family nutrient uptake outer membrane protein, which translates to MNKIFKYTAIATILLSLGSCTLIEPLDENLQGEDRLNNDPIFAEGLLLNGYEGMPNQYSFSDVATDDAVSNVVNNYRLMATGEWNAQNAFSSRWGQYEQILFVNNFLEVIENVSWKRDSVTNQLFRERMRGEAIALRGIRHFWILQEHGGKSTSGELLGIPYISEVLSFDADFNIPRLGFKETVARINTDLEEALEYLPMDWDGDLAKRPSRYENIDSERYQFVFGATQDGRVSGRIIKAIQAKMNILAASPAFLNGLGDNYQKAANILGDLLNDNGGVAGLDPEGLTNFYDFPNGTRAFPEVLWRENVYSSAWVEEANFPPSLNGNGGVNPTQNLVDAFPMLDGTPFSTSHPDYDAANPYTNRDPRLALYVLYNGNDLNGRIINTGVGGGSDEVDKVQGKSTRSGFYMKKLVAPDLVISNDGSTTTTEKMNIYLRYTDLYLLFAEAANELGGPDNIVDGMSARSIIGAIRARAGVGQDNGDSYLMGITSKEDMRNLIRNERRLELCFEGYRLYDLRRWGILNTIPNVKGAKYNGANYTLLNVEPRIYGDNANYGPIPQNEIVKFNKLEQNQGW; encoded by the coding sequence ATGAATAAAATTTTTAAATATACAGCGATAGCTACCATTCTCTTATCCTTAGGTTCTTGTACTTTGATAGAGCCTTTAGATGAGAACCTACAAGGTGAAGACCGATTGAATAATGATCCTATCTTTGCCGAAGGCTTACTGCTCAACGGCTATGAGGGAATGCCCAATCAATATTCTTTTAGTGATGTGGCTACCGACGATGCTGTCAGTAATGTAGTGAACAATTATAGATTGATGGCCACAGGTGAATGGAATGCTCAAAACGCATTTTCAAGTAGGTGGGGACAGTACGAGCAAATTCTATTTGTGAATAATTTTCTAGAAGTTATTGAGAATGTATCTTGGAAAAGAGATAGTGTTACCAATCAACTTTTCCGGGAAAGGATGCGAGGTGAGGCCATTGCCCTGAGAGGCATAAGACATTTTTGGATTTTGCAAGAACATGGGGGAAAGAGCACTTCAGGGGAATTATTGGGGATACCTTATATTTCGGAGGTTTTGTCTTTTGATGCAGATTTTAATATACCAAGATTAGGCTTCAAAGAGACGGTGGCTCGTATCAATACAGATTTAGAGGAGGCCTTAGAGTATTTGCCAATGGATTGGGATGGAGACCTAGCAAAACGCCCCTCAAGGTATGAGAATATTGATTCTGAAAGATATCAGTTTGTTTTTGGTGCCACCCAAGATGGCCGCGTTAGCGGAAGGATTATCAAAGCTATTCAGGCAAAAATGAATATATTGGCAGCCAGCCCAGCGTTCTTAAACGGATTGGGAGATAATTACCAAAAAGCAGCCAATATCCTGGGTGATCTATTGAATGATAACGGAGGAGTTGCAGGATTGGATCCTGAAGGGCTAACCAATTTTTACGATTTCCCTAACGGTACTCGTGCATTTCCAGAAGTGTTGTGGAGAGAAAATGTATATAGCTCCGCATGGGTGGAAGAAGCCAATTTTCCGCCTTCTTTGAATGGGAATGGAGGTGTAAACCCTACCCAGAATTTAGTAGACGCATTTCCAATGTTGGACGGTACTCCGTTCTCAACTTCCCATCCAGATTATGACGCTGCCAACCCGTACACCAACAGAGATCCTCGTTTAGCCTTGTATGTATTGTACAATGGTAACGATCTTAATGGTAGAATTATCAATACCGGTGTCGGTGGTGGTAGTGACGAGGTTGACAAGGTGCAAGGTAAATCTACACGTTCTGGTTTCTACATGAAGAAATTAGTAGCTCCTGATTTAGTAATTAGCAACGATGGGAGTACAACCACGACAGAAAAAATGAATATTTATCTGCGATATACAGATCTATATCTATTGTTTGCTGAAGCTGCCAATGAATTGGGAGGCCCAGATAATATAGTAGATGGTATGAGTGCCCGGTCTATAATTGGAGCTATCAGAGCCAGAGCTGGAGTAGGGCAAGATAATGGAGATTCTTATTTAATGGGAATAACGTCTAAAGAAGATATGCGCAATCTTATCCGCAACGAACGCAGATTGGAACTTTGTTTTGAGGGGTATCGTTTGTACGACCTAAGACGATGGGGTATTTTGAATACAATACCTAACGTTAAAGGAGCAAAATATAATGGGGCCAATTATACCCTATTAAATGTGGAACCAAGAATTTATGGTGATAACGCCAACTATGGTCCAATACCACAGAACGAGATAGTTAAATTTAACAAATTGGAACAGAACCAAGGGTGGTAA
- a CDS encoding SusC/RagA family TonB-linked outer membrane protein: MTHFNKYRKSLFFGCFSVMFSITLAAQDNDLTTNTDSIVINTNKLVSKIKEDVNLGFQNRENRDVVGAVSSIEPGDFLKNDNTQWVRDALSGRMTGLKGSDNIRGLGTALIVVDGIPGRSIDLLNMEEIQEITILKDASAVALYGAMGRNGVIVVTTKRGTEKQEFNVSVSSGIKFPTSIPNYLGTAEYMTLFNEARANDGLAPNPGFTDEVIANHASGINPYRYPNVDLYSSDYMKDYASFSNVVADFSGAVNDTKYYINVGFKSDQTIQNVTDNDRGANRFNVRGNIDFRVNDWIKSSFDMIAILEQNKTSLTNLYDAGNSFRPDLYSPLLPISAIDVTGNPELAGVLQAAKKFNGFLIGGNQNFKDNVPLGDAYAGGSRTNVTRISQVSNAIDFDLSAITEGLSAKTYLSFDFYNLYNTSNVNQFAAYEPTWNDEGKIIGLVNVRENDRAGLTENINSNVFTIRYGFYGMINYEKQLGENHAINASLMALGNSTHVIDEEQSSKNNHLGMSVNYTYKNKLMFDFNSSYVHSIKLAEGNRGKFAPTLGFGYVLTEEPSLKNSSWLNYLKLRSSMGVVYSDFGIDGYFLYDAIYQQDGGSYNWGDASGSGFNNQYTSISRGQNDNLGMEKRMDYNLGFEALIAKKIWLEANVFRSDLSDQVINATTPYPEYYGGFRPYSNFNADKYSGFEFGANYLDRFGKFGMNIGARVLYTNSVRRVVDEVYADEYQNREGKPVNAIFGLKSLGFFGEDDFNTDGSLKAGIPSQFGALQPGDLRYSDINNDGKVNDQDQISIGRWDSPWTFSSDITLDYGAFTFFALLTAEVGGDGITDGNYYRPQGDQKYSEVVRGRWTPETANTATFPRLSSLPNTNNLGVNSTFWLYDNSNVRLQRVQLTYDLPSNWVEKLKMEDFSIYASGSNLLEISKNKDIRELQLTNSPMFRYYSLGLRIKF; this comes from the coding sequence ATGACACACTTTAATAAATATAGAAAATCATTGTTTTTTGGTTGCTTCTCTGTAATGTTTTCCATTACATTAGCCGCTCAAGACAATGATCTAACCACAAACACCGATTCCATAGTAATAAATACCAATAAATTGGTATCCAAGATTAAGGAAGACGTAAACCTAGGATTTCAAAACCGAGAGAATAGAGACGTGGTCGGTGCGGTATCTAGCATCGAGCCCGGAGATTTTCTCAAGAATGACAACACCCAATGGGTCCGTGATGCCTTGTCTGGCAGAATGACCGGACTTAAAGGGAGCGATAATATTCGGGGCCTAGGTACTGCCTTGATCGTCGTGGATGGTATTCCAGGAAGAAGCATCGATTTGCTTAATATGGAAGAAATTCAGGAAATTACCATTCTAAAAGATGCCAGTGCAGTAGCCCTTTATGGTGCTATGGGGAGGAATGGAGTAATCGTTGTAACCACGAAACGTGGTACGGAAAAGCAAGAATTTAATGTTAGTGTTAGTTCGGGAATTAAATTTCCAACAAGCATACCAAATTATCTGGGCACTGCTGAGTATATGACACTTTTTAATGAAGCCAGAGCTAATGATGGGCTGGCTCCGAATCCAGGTTTTACCGATGAGGTAATCGCGAATCATGCTAGTGGTATCAATCCTTATAGGTATCCTAATGTAGATTTATACAGTAGTGACTACATGAAGGATTACGCGTCTTTTTCCAATGTTGTGGCCGATTTCTCGGGAGCTGTAAATGATACCAAATATTATATCAATGTTGGTTTTAAGAGCGATCAAACCATACAGAATGTTACCGATAATGATAGAGGTGCTAACCGATTTAATGTTCGTGGAAATATTGATTTCCGAGTAAATGACTGGATCAAGAGTAGCTTTGATATGATTGCTATTCTTGAACAGAATAAAACCTCTTTGACGAATCTTTATGATGCAGGTAACAGTTTTAGGCCTGATCTATATTCTCCTCTATTACCTATAAGCGCTATAGATGTCACTGGTAATCCAGAATTGGCAGGGGTATTGCAAGCCGCCAAAAAATTTAACGGATTCCTTATTGGTGGAAATCAGAATTTTAAAGACAACGTCCCTTTAGGTGACGCATATGCTGGTGGGAGTAGGACTAACGTAACAAGAATAAGTCAGGTAAGCAATGCCATCGATTTTGATTTGAGTGCTATTACAGAAGGATTATCTGCCAAAACGTATTTAAGTTTTGACTTTTATAATCTATATAATACTAGTAATGTAAATCAGTTTGCTGCCTATGAGCCAACTTGGAATGATGAGGGTAAGATTATAGGATTGGTAAACGTAAGGGAGAATGACCGTGCGGGACTTACAGAAAATATCAATTCCAATGTGTTCACGATTCGTTATGGTTTCTACGGGATGATTAACTATGAGAAGCAGTTAGGCGAAAATCACGCTATCAACGCATCATTAATGGCGCTAGGAAATAGTACGCATGTTATCGACGAAGAACAATCTTCTAAAAATAACCATTTAGGAATGAGTGTTAACTATACGTACAAGAACAAATTGATGTTCGATTTTAATTCGTCCTACGTGCATTCCATAAAATTAGCAGAAGGTAACCGAGGTAAGTTTGCTCCGACCTTAGGGTTTGGCTATGTGCTTACAGAGGAACCGTCTTTAAAGAATTCTTCTTGGTTAAATTATTTAAAACTACGATCTTCTATGGGCGTTGTTTATTCTGATTTTGGTATTGATGGGTATTTTTTATATGATGCTATTTATCAACAGGATGGTGGTTCCTACAATTGGGGAGATGCTTCTGGTTCTGGTTTCAACAATCAATACACCAGCATATCTAGAGGACAGAACGATAATCTTGGCATGGAGAAAAGAATGGACTACAATCTTGGTTTCGAAGCCTTAATTGCAAAAAAGATATGGTTAGAAGCCAATGTTTTCAGATCTGATTTAAGCGACCAAGTAATCAATGCAACCACTCCTTACCCAGAATATTATGGAGGGTTTAGACCCTATTCTAATTTCAACGCTGATAAATATTCTGGTTTTGAATTCGGGGCCAATTATTTGGATCGTTTTGGTAAGTTTGGTATGAATATCGGTGCTAGGGTATTATACACGAATTCTGTTAGGAGAGTCGTAGATGAGGTTTATGCAGACGAGTACCAGAATAGAGAAGGTAAACCTGTAAATGCTATTTTTGGCTTAAAGTCTTTGGGCTTCTTTGGTGAAGATGATTTCAACACTGATGGTTCTCTTAAGGCAGGTATACCTTCGCAGTTCGGAGCATTACAGCCAGGTGATCTTCGCTATAGTGATATAAATAACGATGGAAAGGTAAACGATCAAGATCAAATTTCTATCGGTCGATGGGATTCACCTTGGACCTTTAGTTCTGATATAACCTTAGATTATGGTGCCTTTACTTTCTTTGCGCTCTTAACCGCCGAAGTTGGTGGTGATGGTATAACTGACGGTAATTATTATCGCCCTCAGGGAGATCAGAAGTACTCAGAGGTGGTTCGTGGGCGTTGGACTCCTGAAACAGCTAATACGGCAACTTTTCCAAGATTATCTTCCTTGCCAAATACAAACAACTTAGGTGTAAACTCTACCTTTTGGTTGTATGACAATAGTAATGTTAGGTTGCAACGAGTGCAATTGACCTATGATTTGCCTAGCAATTGGGTAGAGAAGCTGAAAATGGAGGATTTTAGTATATATGCTTCCGGTTCAAACCTTTTGGAGATTTCAAAAAACAAGGATATTCGTGAATTACAATTGACCAATAGTCCAATGTTCCGTTACTATTCCTTGGGACTTAGAATCAAGTTTTAA
- a CDS encoding RagB/SusD family nutrient uptake outer membrane protein, which produces MKKIFKLMCWVFLIGTITVSCEDYLDKTIETDLSINEVFQDFDNSQGWVEEMYAMMVDYAGAFWQYYGYYGEESVNNRTWMFDFSVDQGEYGQWANQRGMFMINQGSGNGQPKDTNSDYPFDRSSVWVSSWNGIRKANLAIENVETLMVNATQQERDAILGQSYFFRAFFHHEIMKFWGAIPYIDRVLEDDWQLPRPTEWSETALSIDADFDKAIALLPEDWDDANWGPGEKTRGQNMFRITKGAAMAMKGKNLLYAASPLMQGSNDTYGYNKELSIKAAEALAKVIQMPRYQLVPWDDYGSVFYSENGQYPYSSEFILSQPGNVGWYPKYLPSIWQLTDVAMSSGDTGAAPTHNYIHNYFGMNDGLSCDDSPLYDPQDPWKNRDPRFNKWIVVDGDQLIDNIGAATGADEVHRYAQLYNDGVHRNPNQFNGSLTGYGMKKWSPRNFNKFDNVEAFGWRAHVRLTDVYLMYAEAAVMAYGLDGVAPGFNMSAVDAINAIRERAVPDGSLNVKPQNLTSVNKFMDEIRRERAVEMSYENHRWMDVRRWKLGTDMKYRLKTGIRFDRNSAGKPINFKEEVIRTKVFDEKHYWLPFPQNDTELYEGFPQNPGW; this is translated from the coding sequence ATGAAAAAAATATTTAAACTAATGTGCTGGGTGTTTTTGATAGGAACAATTACTGTTTCCTGTGAAGATTACTTAGATAAAACTATTGAAACTGACCTAAGCATCAATGAGGTATTCCAAGATTTTGACAATTCTCAAGGTTGGGTAGAAGAAATGTACGCTATGATGGTCGATTATGCCGGAGCTTTCTGGCAGTATTATGGCTATTATGGGGAAGAATCTGTAAATAACCGTACTTGGATGTTCGATTTTAGTGTAGACCAGGGCGAATACGGTCAATGGGCAAATCAAAGAGGTATGTTTATGATCAACCAAGGTTCGGGTAACGGTCAACCAAAAGATACTAATTCAGACTATCCTTTTGATAGAAGTTCTGTATGGGTAAGTAGCTGGAATGGTATACGAAAGGCTAACCTGGCCATTGAAAATGTAGAGACCTTAATGGTAAATGCTACGCAACAAGAAAGAGATGCCATTCTGGGTCAGTCCTATTTCTTTAGAGCATTTTTTCATCATGAGATTATGAAATTCTGGGGAGCTATACCGTATATAGACCGGGTTTTAGAGGACGATTGGCAGTTGCCAAGACCAACAGAATGGTCTGAAACGGCATTGAGTATAGATGCAGATTTCGATAAGGCAATTGCGTTGCTTCCTGAAGATTGGGACGATGCAAATTGGGGACCTGGAGAGAAGACTAGAGGGCAAAATATGTTCCGTATAACTAAAGGTGCGGCCATGGCCATGAAAGGAAAGAATCTTTTATATGCAGCTAGTCCATTAATGCAAGGTAGTAATGATACCTATGGATATAATAAGGAATTGAGTATAAAAGCCGCCGAAGCATTGGCCAAGGTAATACAAATGCCAAGATATCAATTGGTACCTTGGGATGACTATGGTTCTGTGTTCTATTCTGAGAACGGACAGTACCCTTATTCTTCTGAATTTATTTTAAGTCAACCAGGAAACGTAGGTTGGTATCCTAAGTATTTACCGTCTATATGGCAGTTAACTGATGTTGCAATGAGTTCAGGTGATACAGGTGCAGCCCCTACCCATAACTATATCCATAACTATTTTGGAATGAATGATGGCTTGTCATGTGATGATAGTCCTTTGTACGATCCTCAAGATCCTTGGAAAAATAGGGATCCCCGTTTTAACAAATGGATTGTGGTAGATGGTGATCAGTTGATCGACAATATAGGAGCCGCTACTGGCGCTGATGAAGTACACCGATATGCACAACTATATAATGATGGAGTACACCGTAATCCCAATCAGTTCAATGGTTCCCTTACAGGATATGGAATGAAAAAATGGTCTCCAAGAAATTTCAATAAGTTCGATAATGTAGAAGCATTTGGATGGAGAGCGCATGTAAGACTTACGGATGTATACCTCATGTATGCCGAGGCTGCTGTAATGGCTTATGGCTTAGACGGAGTTGCACCTGGATTCAATATGTCTGCAGTAGACGCTATCAACGCAATACGTGAACGTGCCGTTCCCGACGGTAGTTTAAATGTTAAACCACAGAATTTAACCAGTGTAAATAAATTTATGGATGAGATCCGTAGAGAACGGGCCGTAGAAATGAGTTACGAAAACCACCGCTGGATGGATGTAAGACGTTGGAAATTGGGTACAGATATGAAATACCGATTGAAAACAGGTATCCGTTTTGACCGAAATTCCGCTGGAAAACCGATCAATTTTAAAGAAGAAGTAATACGTACAAAAGTTTTTGATGAAAAACATTATTGGTTACCATTTCCTCAGAATGATACGGAATTGTACGAAGGATTCCCACAAAACCCGGGATGGTAA
- a CDS encoding DUF5627 domain-containing protein, with protein MNIKNIVLLVGALITLSCSNTEPEFDDFEFQGAYFPYQTPARTLILGDYDLAFNDSDNDFRFEITALMTGVYSNDIERKIYFEVDNSLLDNVANVKALPAEYYTFETVSPVSIPSGSTKARILVQLRDAFFQDTLSFGKVNTTNYVIPLLMTKVENLDTLSVGRSIVANPDRVNSADWDVLPKDYTLFGIKYMNRFHGNYLRRGEDMITAPTAFIGREYRADYVERDELSLLETAGKDKVKYQNLIGRGENSSPGNVIMELSFNEDNTCTISSYKDDPYGVTGTGQFVKDGDSFGGKSKDVIYLNYTYADAVNGETHVVKDTLVIRDRTAIFEEFTVELKDQ; from the coding sequence ATGAATATAAAAAATATAGTTTTATTAGTAGGTGCACTGATAACCTTATCATGTAGCAACACCGAACCGGAGTTTGATGATTTTGAGTTTCAGGGAGCTTATTTCCCTTATCAGACGCCAGCTCGTACCCTAATCCTAGGTGATTATGATTTGGCCTTTAACGACAGTGATAATGATTTTAGGTTCGAAATAACAGCCTTGATGACTGGGGTGTATAGTAACGATATAGAGCGAAAAATCTATTTTGAGGTAGACAATAGTCTTCTAGATAACGTAGCCAATGTAAAGGCACTCCCAGCAGAATATTATACTTTTGAAACGGTAAGTCCAGTTTCTATTCCTTCAGGTTCTACCAAGGCACGAATTTTGGTGCAATTGCGCGACGCGTTTTTTCAGGACACCCTGTCTTTTGGAAAAGTAAATACTACTAATTATGTAATTCCGTTGCTAATGACAAAGGTGGAGAACTTGGATACTTTGTCCGTAGGGAGGAGTATTGTAGCTAATCCAGATCGCGTAAACTCGGCCGATTGGGATGTTTTACCTAAGGACTACACTTTGTTCGGAATTAAGTATATGAACAGATTTCACGGTAACTACCTTAGAAGAGGTGAGGATATGATTACAGCTCCCACTGCCTTTATAGGGAGGGAATACCGTGCCGATTACGTCGAAAGGGACGAATTATCACTGTTAGAGACTGCAGGAAAAGACAAGGTAAAATACCAAAATCTTATAGGACGTGGTGAAAACTCTAGCCCAGGCAACGTAATTATGGAACTTTCCTTTAATGAGGATAACACATGTACTATAAGTAGTTATAAGGACGATCCTTATGGAGTTACCGGAACAGGTCAATTTGTGAAGGATGGTGATTCTTTTGGAGGTAAATCAAAAGATGTTATTTATCTGAATTATACCTATGCTGATGCAGTTAATGGCGAAACCCATGTTGTAAAGGACACTTTGGTGATACGGGATAGGACTGCCATTTTTGAAGAGTTTACAGTTGAACTTAAAGACCAATAG
- a CDS encoding carbohydrate binding domain-containing protein, producing the protein MKKNINIALLKFVALAIVLPLALFSTSCSNDEENDSPRVSEVSMKTQPKVKYVLGEMLDLTGMVITLGKGENIKDVPYSSFGEEGITTDPENGKVLDFSDEAVIITIGDTGSGMIQAIDVTNDIVALIVKTEPKANYVSGETLDLSGLVVTTVQEDGTTADVAFDDFGKKFGTTPMDGDVLAVDNTNVVISYLESEAKVTQSIDVIAFEPVSATLVTGPTKNVYDIGERLSLEGTVINYVLPGGLEVELSFEDFAAFNITTTPANEDKLKSTDNEVQAMTASGNVVGIPITVNQLDVTGMTMEFAPDKTLYDVGELIDLNGLSVRLAVTGKDDVIVASEDFDIYGITTNPVEGTAYEEGTTEIVVSYPGIADTITISLGSEILYESNFTDGIDGWTNQGNDGGSSNVYAQDGVMISDNIVVGTNTYSLQLYKPSITLEKDAKYKITIELMAVPGEGGFDFSFSVGDGDGRDGYQNYYGNETLSLLGSESTIFTGEFTMSNNTTDAARILLNNGYQTNSVIVKYVKFEKL; encoded by the coding sequence ATGAAAAAAAATATAAATATCGCACTGTTAAAGTTTGTGGCCCTAGCAATTGTTTTGCCTTTGGCGTTGTTTTCTACTTCATGTAGTAACGATGAAGAAAATGACTCGCCCAGAGTAAGTGAGGTTTCGATGAAAACGCAGCCCAAAGTAAAGTATGTACTTGGTGAAATGTTAGATCTTACCGGTATGGTAATTACCTTGGGTAAAGGGGAGAATATAAAAGATGTACCCTATAGTTCTTTTGGCGAAGAAGGGATTACTACAGATCCAGAAAATGGTAAGGTGTTAGATTTTTCTGATGAAGCTGTGATTATCACCATAGGTGATACAGGGAGCGGTATGATTCAAGCTATAGACGTTACCAATGATATAGTAGCGCTTATAGTAAAAACAGAACCAAAGGCGAATTACGTAAGCGGGGAGACATTAGACTTATCTGGCCTTGTAGTAACTACAGTACAAGAGGATGGGACAACTGCAGATGTGGCTTTCGATGATTTTGGAAAAAAGTTTGGAACCACTCCAATGGATGGGGATGTTCTGGCGGTTGATAATACCAATGTTGTTATTTCTTATTTAGAATCAGAAGCAAAGGTTACTCAATCCATCGATGTAATCGCATTTGAACCGGTAAGCGCTACTTTAGTGACGGGACCTACAAAAAATGTATACGATATCGGGGAAAGGTTGAGCCTTGAGGGTACAGTAATTAATTATGTACTTCCAGGTGGGCTAGAAGTTGAGCTTTCTTTTGAGGATTTTGCTGCTTTCAATATTACGACGACGCCAGCCAATGAGGATAAACTGAAGTCTACGGATAACGAAGTTCAAGCAATGACAGCTTCTGGAAATGTGGTAGGAATACCTATAACCGTAAACCAATTGGATGTTACTGGAATGACTATGGAATTTGCACCAGACAAAACACTTTATGATGTTGGAGAATTGATAGACCTTAATGGGCTAAGCGTAAGATTAGCCGTTACAGGAAAAGATGATGTTATAGTTGCTTCAGAAGATTTTGATATCTATGGGATTACTACAAACCCAGTAGAAGGAACAGCTTATGAGGAAGGGACTACGGAAATCGTTGTTAGTTATCCAGGTATTGCAGATACTATTACTATATCCTTGGGGTCGGAGATCTTGTACGAATCTAATTTCACTGACGGTATTGATGGGTGGACCAATCAAGGTAATGATGGTGGTTCTTCCAATGTTTATGCGCAAGATGGAGTTATGATTTCTGATAATATTGTTGTAGGAACTAACACATATTCACTACAATTGTATAAACCAAGTATTACTTTAGAGAAAGATGCAAAATATAAAATTACTATTGAATTAATGGCTGTTCCTGGTGAAGGAGGTTTTGATTTTAGTTTTAGTGTTGGTGATGGTGATGGACGTGATGGTTATCAAAATTACTACGGAAATGAGACTTTATCACTTTTAGGTTCAGAATCCACAATATTTACTGGTGAGTTTACAATGTCGAATAACACTACAGATGCAGCTAGAATCTTATTGAATAATGGGTATCAAACCAACAGTGTTATAGTTAAGTACGTTAAGTTTGAAAAGTTATAA
- the ltrA gene encoding group II intron reverse transcriptase/maturase yields MIFKEQTKSIPITKEMVWESYKKVKSNRGSAGIDHQTLSEFDSVRSKELYKVWNRLASGSYFAPAVKRVNIPKAGGKTRPLGIPTVSDRIAQQVVKQYLEPRLESIFSENSYGYRPNRSAHSAIEVVRRNVLRYSWVIDLDIQEFFENVDHGLLLKALERHVSEKWVLLYIKRWLEAPVILEDGTVKISTGKGTPQGGVISPLLSNLYMHYCVDKWLEQYHPQVKMVRYADDLIVHCRSYEAAVHTLEVLKERLTECGLTAHPEKTKIVYCKKDGRDLKGYPVQFDFLGFSFQPIRFRLKKGGSFLQFDCKMSRKSKVRITGELRKLAFHNKTQRGIQDLANLLNPKIRGWVRYYGKISRRSLQPLFYYLHNRMLGWILNKYKRFKGSKIKAVKWLRFITKSYPNLFYHWELGYKLV; encoded by the coding sequence ATGATTTTTAAAGAACAAACAAAGTCGATTCCCATAACCAAGGAAATGGTGTGGGAGTCCTACAAGAAGGTAAAAAGTAACAGAGGAAGTGCCGGGATAGACCATCAAACCCTATCGGAATTCGATAGTGTACGTTCCAAGGAACTGTACAAGGTTTGGAATAGACTGGCATCAGGAAGTTATTTTGCACCTGCGGTAAAGCGGGTAAATATTCCAAAGGCAGGGGGCAAGACCCGACCTTTGGGTATTCCCACGGTAAGCGATAGGATAGCACAACAAGTGGTGAAGCAGTACCTTGAACCTAGGTTGGAATCCATATTTTCAGAAAACTCTTATGGATACCGTCCCAACAGGAGTGCACATTCGGCTATTGAAGTTGTACGTCGAAACGTACTACGATACAGCTGGGTGATAGATCTGGATATACAGGAATTCTTTGAGAATGTAGACCATGGTCTTCTGCTGAAAGCTTTGGAACGCCATGTTTCGGAGAAGTGGGTGTTGCTCTACATCAAACGGTGGCTGGAAGCTCCAGTAATACTAGAAGATGGAACGGTTAAAATATCCACGGGCAAAGGAACACCTCAAGGAGGGGTGATCAGCCCACTTTTGTCTAATCTATATATGCATTACTGTGTGGACAAATGGTTAGAGCAATACCATCCACAGGTAAAGATGGTGCGTTATGCAGATGACTTGATTGTACATTGTAGAAGTTATGAGGCAGCTGTCCATACACTTGAAGTTCTAAAAGAACGTCTGACAGAGTGCGGTCTGACCGCGCATCCTGAAAAGACTAAAATAGTGTACTGTAAGAAGGATGGCAGAGACCTCAAAGGGTATCCTGTACAATTCGATTTCTTAGGATTCAGCTTTCAACCGATAAGGTTCAGATTGAAAAAGGGAGGAAGCTTCCTTCAATTTGATTGTAAGATGAGCAGAAAATCTAAAGTTCGAATCACGGGAGAACTCCGTAAACTTGCTTTCCATAACAAAACTCAACGTGGGATACAGGATCTGGCAAATCTGCTGAACCCCAAGATCCGTGGTTGGGTTCGGTATTATGGAAAGATAAGTCGTAGGAGTCTGCAACCTCTTTTCTATTACCTACACAATCGTATGCTCGGATGGATATTGAACAAGTATAAACGCTTCAAAGGAAGCAAAATCAAAGCTGTAAAATGGCTTAGGTTTATTACAAAATCATATCCAAATCTGTTCTATCATTGGGAACTGGGGTACAAATTGGTCTAA
- a CDS encoding reverse transcriptase domain-containing protein, which translates to MDFNLLKVSCGKLIKRRKGVPQGSSLSPLLSNILLNELDKELEKRGHKYVRYADNFSIYVRLKKSAKRVGNSIYTYL; encoded by the coding sequence TTGGATTTTAACCTGCTCAAAGTTTCTTGTGGTAAATTAATCAAACGTAGAAAAGGCGTACCGCAAGGCTCGTCTTTGAGCCCTCTACTATCCAACATTCTACTCAATGAGTTAGATAAAGAATTGGAGAAACGAGGACACAAATATGTTCGTTATGCCGATAATTTTAGTATCTACGTTCGTCTTAAAAAGTCGGCAAAGCGAGTAGGTAATAGTATCTATACGTATTTGTGA